A part of Streptomyces sp. SLBN-31 genomic DNA contains:
- a CDS encoding nucleoside triphosphate pyrophosphohydrolase, whose protein sequence is MNATSFDPAPDQDPEEALAPGRIVLLTTSHRVAPGLLSWPAWQVLHAADRVLCADGAHPQLPYLREAGIGVDDASPTAEELVAACAGGRTVVVVATGEGEPALTDGLARLAGSGRVSMPELELLPASYDLPGARLLDLVQVMDRIRAECPWSSQQTHKGLAKYGIEEAYELVEAIEDGDRDELREELGDVLLQVVFHSRIAEEDPDAPFSIDDVAGGIVAKLIHRHPHVFGDETASTPEEVKEHWLRTKAIEKQRESVTDGIPLGQPGLALASKLASRVRTADLEVPLPTGEGIGYELLALAARAEAEGVDPEAALRVAARTYRDAVRRAEGLER, encoded by the coding sequence GTGAACGCAACCAGCTTCGACCCCGCCCCCGACCAGGACCCCGAAGAGGCCCTCGCCCCCGGCCGCATCGTCCTGCTCACCACCAGCCACCGCGTCGCGCCCGGTCTTCTCTCCTGGCCCGCCTGGCAGGTCCTGCACGCCGCCGACCGCGTGCTGTGCGCGGACGGCGCCCACCCGCAGCTGCCCTATCTGCGGGAGGCGGGCATAGGGGTCGACGATGCGTCCCCGACGGCGGAGGAATTGGTGGCCGCCTGCGCCGGAGGCCGCACGGTGGTCGTCGTCGCCACGGGCGAGGGCGAGCCCGCCCTCACCGACGGCCTGGCACGCCTCGCCGGTTCGGGCCGGGTGAGCATGCCCGAGCTGGAACTCCTCCCCGCCTCCTACGACCTCCCCGGCGCCCGTCTCCTGGACCTCGTCCAGGTCATGGACCGGATCCGCGCCGAGTGCCCCTGGTCCTCCCAGCAGACCCACAAGGGCCTGGCGAAGTACGGCATCGAGGAGGCATACGAACTCGTCGAGGCGATCGAGGACGGTGACCGCGACGAGCTGCGCGAGGAACTGGGGGACGTCCTGCTCCAGGTCGTCTTCCACTCCCGCATCGCCGAGGAGGACCCGGACGCCCCCTTCTCCATCGACGACGTGGCCGGCGGCATCGTCGCGAAACTCATCCACCGCCACCCGCACGTCTTCGGCGACGAGACCGCCTCGACCCCGGAGGAGGTCAAGGAGCACTGGCTGCGCACCAAGGCGATCGAGAAGCAGCGGGAGTCGGTGACCGACGGCATACCCCTCGGCCAGCCCGGCCTCGCCCTCGCCTCGAAGCTGGCGTCGAGGGTGCGCACGGCGGACTTGGAGGTGCCGCTGCCCACCGGGGAGGGCATCGGGTACGAATTGCTGGCGCTGGCGGCGCGGGCGGAGGCCGAGGGAGTGGATCCCGAGGCGGCCCTGCGCGTGGCGGCGCGGACCTATCGCGACGCGGTGCGCAGGGCCGAGGGGCTTGAGCGTTAG